One stretch of Eretmochelys imbricata isolate rEreImb1 chromosome 1, rEreImb1.hap1, whole genome shotgun sequence DNA includes these proteins:
- the LOC144263126 gene encoding uncharacterized protein LOC144263126, which translates to MRDATFKISQTDRNKKHLDAVAAQEDLAMASTKKSNLPPMVDSRFMEKDLNDVFTFEFEKPKFGKSKEEIGKVEKEVSGKLKTFSFKTSEASAVKSFNFWRHVKPNHPENYAALVTKKDQEDEAKQKADAAKRHSSGSLKTPGEKIFYRASSKKKPKIEQTKLDSYLTSSKVTVTMDANTFCEVLMEMVCLSPTPLTTFRLKNKGFQKL; encoded by the exons ATGCGAGACGCAACATTTAAGATATCACAAACAG ATCGTAACAAGAAACATTTGGATGCGGTTGCAGCACAAGAAGATTTGGCCatggcttcaacaaaaaaatcaaatctgcccCCCATGGTTGATAGCCGATTTATGGAAAAGGATCTCAACGACGTCtttacttttgaatttgaaaagcccaaatttgggaaaagcaaagaagaaatcggcaaggtggaaaaggaagtgagtggcAAGCTCAAAACATTTAGCTTCAAGACAAGTGAAGCAAGTGCAGTGAAAAGTTTCAACTTTTGGCGGCATGTAAAACCTAACCATCCTGAAAACTATGCAGCTCTAGTTACAAAAAAGGACCAGGAAGATGAGGCAAAACAGAAAGCTGATGCGGCTAAACGACATTCAtctggctctttgaaaactcctggagaaaagattttttACAGAGCTTCGTctaaaaagaaacccaaaattgaGCAAACAAAACTTGACTCATATTTGACGTCCTCAAAGGTTACAGTCACCATGGATGCCAATACTTTCTGTGAAGTGCTGATGGAAATGGTTTGCTTGAGTCCAACACCGCTCACTACTTTCAGACTAAAGAACAAAGGATTCCAAAAATTGTAG